The proteins below are encoded in one region of Campylobacter rectus:
- a CDS encoding AAA family ATPase, giving the protein MIVSICNEKGGSGKSTLATNIAINQGIVKGELLLLLDTDPQKSIATFLNIRNEEGHPKAFDFAYKYGENLKEFLQSVDRGKDIVVDTGGRDSREMRIAIALSDIVIIPTIPSQFDVSVLDKMVNIVKMAKEQNEKLQAYIVINRASTNPFLYKKIDSLKAFIEELQEDYIRLASTIIFERERYKIATQLGYGVVEMNDGNKAEQEIKNLCEEIF; this is encoded by the coding sequence ATGATAGTATCGATCTGCAACGAAAAAGGCGGCAGCGGAAAAAGTACGCTTGCCACGAACATAGCTATAAATCAAGGCATAGTAAAAGGCGAGCTGCTTTTGCTGCTGGATACCGACCCGCAAAAGTCGATCGCCACGTTTTTAAATATACGAAACGAAGAGGGGCATCCAAAGGCATTTGATTTCGCTTACAAATACGGCGAAAATTTAAAAGAATTTTTGCAAAGCGTAGATCGTGGCAAAGACATAGTCGTAGACACTGGCGGCCGAGATAGCAGAGAGATGCGAATAGCCATCGCGCTGAGCGATATAGTTATAATCCCGACCATTCCAAGTCAGTTTGACGTAAGCGTCCTAGATAAAATGGTCAATATCGTAAAAATGGCCAAAGAACAAAACGAAAAGCTACAAGCCTATATCGTGATCAATCGAGCCTCGACCAATCCATTTTTATACAAAAAGATAGACAGCCTGAAAGCATTCATCGAGGAGCTCCAAGAGGATTATATAAGGCTAGCAAGCACGATCATATTTGAGCGCGAGCGCTACAAAATAGCCACGCAACTAGGCTACGGAGTGGTCGAGATGAACGACGGCAACAAGGCGGAGCAAGAAATCAAGAATTTATGCGAAGAGATATTTTAA
- a CDS encoding ArdC-like ssDNA-binding domain-containing protein, with protein sequence MATEQEKKGWEQMSNAEKKESFDKYMKYKLFEAHKTEKADWQRDMSKEEVDNTMPYNALTGKTYSRETSMLLRAEMAIKGYDKAQFVTMEQGNAMGGVLKLKHDEQTGEILKTKNGLQARVDGVKMLYIADHELRPKLDKDGKEVVATVKDKDGNVRLDENTGKAITYVVKEKIPIKPRLETKMLYHVSQFDGLNEEKIKERDLTAIQNYRETAKNQAYEVRIDYGKTLGIGGNLAKQLDNLTIAQIKGVDYYNPAQRLDMSKEAEKAKKQTKQKDKGMEQGR encoded by the coding sequence ATGGCAACAGAACAAGAGAAAAAGGGTTGGGAGCAAATGAGTAATGCCGAGAAAAAAGAGAGCTTTGATAAATACATGAAATATAAGCTCTTTGAAGCCCACAAGACCGAGAAAGCGGACTGGCAAAGGGATATGAGTAAGGAAGAGGTAGACAATACTATGCCTTATAACGCCCTAACCGGCAAAACGTATTCAAGAGAGACCAGCATGCTTTTAAGAGCGGAGATGGCCATAAAAGGCTACGACAAGGCTCAATTCGTAACGATGGAGCAAGGCAACGCTATGGGCGGAGTGCTCAAGCTCAAGCATGACGAGCAAACCGGCGAAATTTTAAAAACCAAAAACGGCCTACAAGCGAGAGTAGACGGCGTTAAAATGCTTTATATCGCAGATCACGAGTTAAGGCCGAAATTGGACAAAGACGGCAAAGAGGTCGTAGCGACGGTAAAAGACAAAGACGGCAACGTTAGGCTCGATGAAAATACCGGTAAGGCGATCACGTACGTAGTCAAGGAAAAAATCCCGATAAAACCGCGATTAGAGACGAAAATGCTCTATCACGTAAGCCAATTCGACGGGCTAAACGAAGAAAAAATCAAGGAGCGGGATCTAACGGCCATCCAAAACTACCGAGAGACGGCCAAGAACCAAGCATACGAAGTCAGGATAGACTACGGCAAGACATTGGGAATTGGCGGAAATTTAGCAAAGCAGCTAGACAACCTAACCATAGCTCAAATCAAAGGCGTGGATTACTACAACCCGGCGCAAAGGCTTGATATGTCCAAAGAAGCCGAGAAAGCCAAAAAGCAGACCAAGCAAAAAGATAAGGGCATGGAGCAAGGCAGATAG
- a CDS encoding type IA DNA topoisomerase: MGDAVIIIESPNKCDKIEHITGAKVYATKGHFKELAKEIVVDYTGYEPIFEMKEQSKHRMNEIFNNCKGKDVIIATDPDREGYGIGYMVYETIKNIAKSVKRAEFHEITESGIKKGLDKAVPFASSNLKEFDSFKARAVGDKLVGFIMSPAYINKLNDKNLSVGRVQTPALALIVKRELEIKEFLASPASKQIDYKIKTKLKTSDGVEFTAINDNIFSSKDEANAKIAELSGNRAKVYQIDTKQSQMKPQAPFRTSQMQEAANKRLEFSSDKTMSLAQKLFEKGLITYHRTDSNSLSNEFIDEVGVKFGNEEWYEKREYKAGSQSQAEAHEAIRISHVHDYGEIDEIAGRESLSDDEKSLYELIFLNSVLSQAKNAINENKTYDIDVKALSFKAKTGKCIYKGFKGALKEQADDEDERDKDVAEIELNLNKGDEVQILGFELQEVKKQAPQHYKESNFISLLEKEGIGRPSTYATFLPTLLKREFVVIETKGKNQNIIATPKGINFIESVKADDEWITQSEFTKQMEGVLDEISDSKVNYLDFIKPLHEKMGFKELSSGETKPPSEAQLNFAKSIALDLKIALPGNIETDWKICSDFINKNKDKAIRPPSDKQIKLAQDLAKDKKLELPKGYDTDLKICKAFIEKALKKK, from the coding sequence ATGGGCGATGCCGTAATTATTATCGAAAGCCCGAACAAGTGCGACAAGATAGAGCATATAACGGGCGCAAAGGTTTACGCTACCAAAGGGCATTTTAAAGAGCTAGCAAAGGAGATAGTGGTCGATTATACCGGCTATGAGCCGATATTCGAGATGAAAGAGCAAAGCAAGCACAGGATGAACGAAATTTTTAACAACTGTAAAGGCAAAGACGTCATCATAGCCACCGACCCGGACAGGGAGGGATACGGCATAGGCTACATGGTTTATGAGACGATTAAAAATATCGCAAAGAGCGTAAAGCGCGCCGAGTTTCACGAAATCACGGAAAGCGGCATCAAAAAAGGATTAGATAAAGCCGTGCCGTTTGCAAGCTCAAATTTAAAGGAATTTGATAGCTTTAAGGCGCGAGCGGTAGGCGATAAGCTGGTGGGCTTTATCATGTCGCCTGCTTACATCAACAAGCTCAACGATAAAAATTTATCCGTCGGCCGAGTCCAGACGCCCGCACTCGCCCTGATCGTAAAAAGAGAGCTTGAAATAAAAGAGTTTTTAGCAAGCCCGGCATCAAAACAGATTGACTACAAAATCAAAACAAAGCTAAAAACCAGCGATGGCGTAGAATTTACGGCCATAAACGATAATATTTTTAGCTCGAAAGACGAAGCGAACGCAAAAATCGCCGAGCTTAGCGGTAACAGAGCAAAAGTCTATCAAATAGACACAAAACAAAGCCAAATGAAGCCTCAAGCCCCGTTTAGAACCAGCCAAATGCAAGAAGCGGCAAACAAAAGGTTAGAGTTTAGCTCGGATAAGACCATGAGTCTAGCTCAAAAGCTATTCGAAAAAGGCCTTATCACGTATCATAGAACCGACAGCAATAGTCTATCAAATGAATTTATAGATGAAGTAGGCGTTAAATTCGGCAATGAAGAGTGGTACGAAAAAAGGGAGTATAAGGCCGGAAGTCAAAGCCAAGCGGAAGCTCACGAAGCGATCCGTATAAGCCATGTGCACGATTACGGCGAGATAGATGAAATAGCCGGGCGCGAAAGCCTAAGCGACGATGAAAAATCGCTTTATGAGCTTATTTTTCTAAATTCAGTCCTAAGTCAAGCCAAAAACGCCATAAACGAAAACAAAACATACGATATAGACGTCAAGGCTCTAAGCTTTAAGGCCAAGACCGGCAAATGCATTTATAAAGGCTTTAAGGGGGCTTTGAAAGAGCAGGCGGACGATGAAGACGAACGGGACAAAGATGTAGCGGAAATAGAGCTAAATTTAAACAAAGGCGATGAAGTGCAAATACTAGGCTTCGAGCTGCAAGAAGTTAAAAAGCAAGCCCCACAGCACTACAAGGAAAGCAATTTTATCTCCCTTTTGGAAAAAGAGGGCATCGGCAGGCCAAGCACGTACGCGACGTTTCTGCCTACGCTTTTAAAGCGGGAATTCGTAGTTATCGAGACCAAAGGCAAAAATCAAAATATCATAGCCACGCCAAAGGGCATAAATTTTATTGAGAGCGTCAAAGCAGACGACGAGTGGATCACGCAAAGCGAATTTACGAAGCAAATGGAGGGCGTGCTAGATGAGATAAGCGACAGCAAAGTAAATTATCTGGATTTTATAAAGCCGCTTCACGAAAAAATGGGCTTTAAAGAGCTAAGTAGCGGCGAGACCAAGCCTCCGAGCGAAGCTCAGTTAAATTTTGCGAAAAGTATAGCTTTGGATTTAAAAATAGCATTGCCGGGCAACATCGAAACAGACTGGAAAATTTGCTCGGATTTTATAAATAAGAATAAAGACAAAGCCATTCGCCCGCCGAGCGATAAGCAAATCAAACTAGCGCAAGATCTAGCAAAAGACAAAAAGCTGGAGCTGCCCAAAGGCTACGATACGGATCTGAAAATTTGTAAAGCGTTTATAGAAAAGGCATTGAAGAAGAAGTAA
- a CDS encoding class I SAM-dependent methyltransferase — protein MKPILDVCCGGRMFYFDKKNESVNFCDIRKESHTLCDGRSFEVSPDTVADFRNLPFNDESFYLVVFDPPHLNRLGCNSWMAKKYGKLNTDWRKDLADGFGECMRVLKPNGTLIFKWNENQIKLSEVLKCFPINPILGQKTTRQTHWLVFFKRI, from the coding sequence ATGAAGCCCATTTTAGACGTTTGTTGCGGCGGCAGAATGTTTTATTTTGACAAAAAAAATGAAAGCGTAAATTTTTGTGACATCCGAAAGGAAAGCCATACACTCTGCGACGGCCGAAGTTTTGAAGTAAGTCCGGATACGGTGGCCGACTTTAGAAATTTACCTTTTAACGATGAGAGTTTTTACCTTGTAGTATTCGACCCACCGCACCTCAATAGGCTAGGATGCAACTCTTGGATGGCGAAGAAATACGGTAAGCTTAATACCGATTGGCGCAAAGACTTGGCGGATGGTTTTGGTGAATGCATGCGGGTACTCAAACCCAATGGAACGCTAATTTTTAAATGGAATGAAAACCAAATAAAATTGAGCGAGGTATTAAAATGCTTCCCTATAAATCCAATATTGGGACAAAAAACAACCAGGCAAACACATTGGCTAGTATTCTTTAAGAGAATATAA
- a CDS encoding adenine-specific methyltransferase EcoRI family protein: MSQISTQNELVEQGWMADKEKRANVYFVKAKYEIDDEFYTSFDEIREELQDYKAHFKGKIVVCPCNDGKNSNFYRYFALNFKTLELKKLITTTFNINEPSSKGTKIEITSDGMSETQLRGQGDFRSDEVKEIIAQADIVVTNPPFSLFRELIDIAQSGQKKFLIVGGTYSITYKKIFELYKNNQIWLGNHQVNIFTRPDGSKKRFSHVSWFTNLKSTKHQTGVRLMKKYKGNEHEYPEYDNYKIIEVTNYKNIPIDYDGVIGVPLTFFLRHNPAQFHILGCDFEIKEKYPELVKQDYAQSNTKSAVLNGQELFIRIMIQRINGLKPRTRVINQI; the protein is encoded by the coding sequence ATGAGCCAAATTTCAACCCAAAACGAGCTGGTAGAACAAGGCTGGATGGCGGATAAGGAAAAGAGAGCCAACGTCTATTTTGTGAAAGCCAAATACGAGATCGACGACGAGTTTTATACGAGCTTTGACGAGATCAGAGAAGAGCTACAAGACTATAAAGCGCACTTTAAAGGTAAAATCGTGGTCTGCCCGTGCAACGACGGCAAAAATAGCAATTTTTATAGATATTTCGCCTTAAATTTTAAAACTTTGGAACTAAAAAAGCTGATCACGACGACGTTTAACATCAACGAACCAAGCTCGAAAGGCACGAAAATAGAGATCACGAGTGACGGCATGAGCGAAACACAGTTGCGCGGTCAGGGCGACTTTCGCAGTGACGAAGTAAAGGAGATAATCGCGCAGGCCGACATCGTCGTAACCAATCCACCCTTCTCCCTTTTTAGAGAGCTTATAGATATAGCCCAAAGCGGTCAAAAGAAATTTTTAATCGTAGGCGGAACGTATTCGATTACCTATAAAAAGATATTTGAGCTATACAAAAATAACCAAATTTGGCTAGGAAATCACCAAGTAAATATTTTTACTCGCCCGGACGGCAGCAAAAAGAGGTTTAGCCACGTATCGTGGTTTACGAATTTAAAAAGCACCAAGCATCAAACCGGCGTAAGGCTGATGAAAAAATATAAAGGTAATGAGCACGAGTATCCGGAATACGACAACTACAAAATCATAGAAGTAACCAATTATAAAAACATACCGATCGACTACGACGGCGTAATCGGCGTGCCTCTTACGTTCTTTTTGCGGCACAACCCGGCGCAGTTTCATATACTAGGCTGCGATTTTGAGATCAAAGAAAAATACCCCGAGCTAGTCAAGCAGGACTACGCCCAAAGCAACACGAAATCAGCCGTCCTAAACGGGCAAGAGCTATTTATCAGGATAATGATTCAGCGAATCAACGGCCTTAAACCCAGAACTAGGGTAATAAATCAAATTTAG
- a CDS encoding type IV secretion system protein, whose protein sequence is MAQQQVAKTLLTDSNWINKTQAVMQENVMSLFEKFYQGAHDLVYSTATTTIVILIVVFWLLDKLKNGYPTREETFNAIKYIIKLCFIFAVLSSFSAYTGALYVLTIPENMITATVSSIFQSQDFGTIVTESANRVDNLRALMWEYGTKTYLKSQEWSMLGLSFNGPTDYIMAGVVTAFLMIPFWIFYLVFFILLIGITIVIFFSKFVAFLILSTLPLVLPFLITPRFLPYLWSWYKLYLSYAIIAPLAFIALNLAMNPITELEKYQNVIGELFIKQFEYLITGAITCITALFIIRKIPNWINAVLGTQMESGAGGVIAGAVAGGIAGKTLLGGLARKATGGSFIGGALQSFGKATGGNAVGQITKAGLDASVNLGKDIGKGTKMLGKGVYDAYKVFRGGYAVP, encoded by the coding sequence ATGGCACAGCAGCAAGTAGCGAAAACGCTTTTAACGGATAGCAACTGGATAAACAAGACTCAAGCCGTTATGCAAGAAAACGTGATGAGTTTATTTGAAAAATTTTATCAAGGAGCTCACGATTTAGTTTATTCGACCGCCACGACGACGATCGTAATCTTAATAGTCGTATTTTGGCTGTTGGACAAGCTAAAAAACGGCTATCCGACGCGAGAGGAGACGTTTAACGCTATAAAATATATAATCAAGCTTTGCTTCATTTTTGCGGTTCTTAGCTCATTTAGCGCATATACCGGCGCCCTATACGTCCTGACTATACCCGAAAACATGATAACCGCGACGGTAAGCTCTATTTTTCAGAGTCAAGACTTCGGAACGATCGTGACGGAGTCGGCCAATAGAGTGGATAATTTAAGAGCTTTAATGTGGGAATACGGAACAAAGACCTATTTAAAGTCGCAAGAATGGTCTATGCTGGGATTAAGTTTTAATGGTCCGACGGATTACATAATGGCGGGAGTCGTAACGGCGTTTTTAATGATCCCGTTTTGGATATTTTACCTAGTATTTTTTATTCTACTAATCGGCATCACGATCGTTATATTTTTTAGCAAATTCGTGGCGTTTTTGATATTAAGCACGCTGCCATTGGTGCTGCCGTTTTTGATCACGCCGCGCTTTTTGCCGTATTTATGGAGCTGGTATAAGCTATACCTATCATACGCTATCATCGCCCCTTTGGCGTTTATCGCTTTAAATTTAGCGATGAATCCGATCACGGAGCTTGAAAAATATCAAAATGTCATAGGCGAATTATTTATAAAGCAGTTTGAATACTTGATAACCGGCGCGATCACTTGCATAACTGCGCTTTTCATAATCAGAAAGATACCGAATTGGATAAACGCAGTGCTAGGAACGCAGATGGAAAGCGGAGCCGGTGGAGTAATAGCAGGCGCGGTAGCCGGCGGCATAGCCGGAAAGACTTTGCTGGGCGGACTAGCTAGAAAAGCGACCGGGGGCAGCTTTATCGGCGGAGCGCTGCAAAGCTTCGGCAAGGCCACCGGCGGAAACGCAGTAGGGCAAATCACGAAAGCAGGACTAGACGCAAGCGTAAATCTTGGAAAAGATATAGGCAAGGGCACGAAAATGCTAGGAAAAGGCGTATATGACGCCTATAAAGTATTCCGCGGCGGATACGCGGTGCCGTAA
- a CDS encoding type IV secretory system conjugative DNA transfer family protein produces the protein MDSSKEFTAKRWAWAFFVSLIMGVVLYLAVVKVIFNPDLINVPAVAYKILINIGAPTLKLKAYVALFTLIAPFLVVFTWWLLPYFRDGEDYGSARFATPEDFPKMNINYKNGLVLGCHNIDSDNPQFLRATQPLSTLVVAPPGSGKTAGMIIPNLLSVLNSCVTLDIKGELYKKTAGYRQKYFNNEIQLFSPFSWDNTLFFNPFDRSIVKDMEYIHIKKLAEQIASTIFVGEKGNENDHWIVSARTMFVFFAEYFMQRDRHATLAQLAQAPKADYFEYLDEKFGEEAMKEIDEDDPDKERERDYDVDTFKIWLKQTSFDESIDESTRNQARAYARAADNEFASIKSTYDTFMKVFSNPQVASATSKMSFTFEDLRAKRISMYVVVQTEDIDILAPLIRIFIETLFKKLMSGQECSDPERFIYFFGDEFVRFGKMPFLLEAPALCRSYGLLPVFVTQSYEQIKKYYGEDDMNIVKNNSGYHVIFNMNSDKDAEDTSKLIGDYTNIKISKSQGNMELFKSNISKSKEAKKLVTAQDLKNQDSSDILILVKGFYKMPIKAKVPYWFKMAQWKGADKLEVEAKAEPNEATAPQDVHVAKKGSGKEAEGEAKTAENNANLNQSGINPADEKKQQRDELLKALKIKVDRE, from the coding sequence ATGGATAGTTCAAAAGAATTTACCGCTAAAAGATGGGCTTGGGCTTTCTTCGTTTCGCTTATAATGGGCGTAGTGCTATATTTGGCGGTAGTCAAGGTTATTTTTAATCCGGATTTGATAAACGTGCCGGCGGTAGCGTATAAAATTTTAATAAATATAGGCGCGCCGACGCTAAAATTAAAGGCTTACGTCGCATTATTTACGCTGATCGCCCCGTTTTTGGTAGTCTTTACGTGGTGGCTATTGCCGTATTTTAGAGACGGCGAAGATTACGGCTCGGCAAGGTTTGCGACACCTGAAGATTTCCCTAAAATGAATATAAACTATAAAAACGGTTTGGTGTTAGGATGCCACAATATAGATAGTGATAATCCGCAGTTTTTAAGGGCTACGCAGCCGCTCTCAACGCTAGTGGTAGCGCCTCCCGGAAGCGGTAAAACGGCGGGCATGATTATCCCAAATTTATTAAGCGTGCTTAATTCTTGCGTAACGCTGGATATCAAAGGCGAACTATACAAAAAAACGGCCGGGTATAGGCAAAAATACTTCAATAACGAAATTCAGCTATTTTCCCCTTTTAGCTGGGATAATACGCTATTTTTTAACCCGTTCGATCGCTCGATCGTTAAAGACATGGAGTATATACATATCAAAAAATTGGCCGAGCAGATAGCTTCTACCATTTTCGTAGGCGAAAAAGGTAACGAAAACGATCACTGGATAGTATCGGCAAGAACGATGTTCGTATTTTTTGCCGAATACTTTATGCAAAGAGATAGACACGCGACGCTAGCGCAGCTGGCTCAAGCCCCAAAAGCCGATTATTTTGAGTATTTGGACGAAAAATTCGGCGAAGAGGCGATGAAAGAGATAGACGAGGACGATCCAGATAAAGAAAGGGAGAGAGATTACGACGTAGATACTTTTAAAATTTGGCTAAAACAGACGAGTTTTGACGAAAGTATAGACGAAAGCACGAGAAACCAGGCGAGAGCATACGCAAGAGCCGCGGACAACGAATTTGCAAGTATAAAATCGACCTACGATACGTTTATGAAAGTATTTAGCAACCCGCAAGTAGCTAGCGCGACAAGCAAGATGAGCTTTACATTCGAGGATTTAAGAGCGAAAAGAATATCGATGTACGTAGTCGTTCAGACCGAAGACATCGATATTCTAGCTCCTTTAATCCGTATATTTATAGAAACGCTATTTAAAAAATTAATGAGCGGTCAAGAGTGCAGCGATCCCGAGCGATTTATATACTTTTTCGGGGATGAGTTCGTCCGCTTCGGCAAGATGCCGTTTTTATTAGAAGCCCCTGCGCTTTGTAGAAGCTACGGGCTTTTACCGGTATTCGTTACGCAAAGCTACGAGCAGATCAAAAAATACTACGGCGAAGACGATATGAATATCGTAAAAAATAACAGCGGATATCACGTAATTTTTAATATGAATAGCGACAAAGACGCAGAGGATACGAGCAAGTTAATAGGCGACTACACCAATATTAAAATCAGCAAATCGCAAGGCAATATGGAGCTGTTTAAAAGCAATATCTCAAAGAGTAAAGAAGCCAAAAAACTAGTAACCGCTCAAGATTTGAAAAACCAAGACAGCAGCGATATTTTAATTCTCGTTAAAGGCTTTTACAAGATGCCTATCAAAGCAAAAGTGCCTTATTGGTTCAAGATGGCGCAGTGGAAAGGGGCGGACAAGCTAGAAGTTGAGGCAAAAGCCGAGCCAAACGAGGCGACCGCGCCGCAAGACGTTCATGTCGCCAAAAAAGGGAGCGGAAAAGAGGCGGAGGGTGAAGCGAAAACGGCAGAAAATAACGCAAATTTAAACCAGAGCGGAATTAATCCTGCGGACGAGAAAAAACAACAAAGAGACGAGCTGCTAAAAGCTCTAAAAATTAAAGTGGATAGGGAGTGA
- the ssb gene encoding single-stranded DNA-binding protein has protein sequence MFAQATIIGNLTKDIELRYMASGTAIGNTAIASTHKFNAANGEKREETCFIDVTFMGKSAEIANQYLAKGSRIFIEGRLKFDRWTDNNGQNRSKHSVIVDKMIMLDTKDKQEAGQNEQAYPTPQIENEYEGNAQDAPFEQ, from the coding sequence ATGTTCGCACAAGCTACGATCATAGGAAATTTAACCAAAGACATAGAGCTAAGATACATGGCTAGCGGTACGGCTATAGGCAATACCGCGATAGCCTCGACGCACAAATTTAATGCAGCAAACGGCGAGAAGCGAGAAGAGACATGCTTTATAGACGTAACTTTTATGGGTAAAAGCGCGGAAATAGCCAATCAATACTTGGCTAAGGGCTCAAGGATATTCATCGAGGGGCGGTTGAAATTTGACCGATGGACGGATAATAACGGACAAAACAGAAGCAAGCATAGCGTGATCGTCGATAAAATGATAATGCTTGATACCAAAGATAAGCAAGAAGCCGGGCAAAACGAGCAAGCCTATCCTACGCCACAGATAGAAAACGAGTATGAGGGTAACGCGCAAGATGCGCCATTCGAGCAATAA